The Pygocentrus nattereri isolate fPygNat1 chromosome 4, fPygNat1.pri, whole genome shotgun sequence genome includes a window with the following:
- the LOC108410474 gene encoding E3 ubiquitin-protein ligase pellino homolog 2 — translation MLSPNQDEHARSKDPVKYGELVILGYNGSLPGGDKGRKRSRFALYRRAKANGVKPSTVHILSNPQDSKAVNSRGQHSISFTLSRNQTVVVEYCHDNDTDMFQIGRSTESPIDFVVTDTPGGSKESEDSSVAPSTISRFACRVVCERNPPYTARIYAAGFDSSKNIFLGEKATKWKNTDGQMDGLTTNGVLVMHPQGFPEESKQGMWREISVCGDVYTLRETRSGPIRGQLAQGESSALQDGSLVDLCGATLLWRTAEGLLKAPTLRHLDALRLELNAARPQCPVGLSTLAFPSLPRSHSLEERQPWAYLACGHVHGRHDWGQRPERTRDREEGASGGTGGRRECPLCRTVGPYVPLWLGCEPAFYMDAGAPTHAFVPCGHVCSERTARYWAETPLPHGTHAFRPACPFCSAPLSGSPGFTRLIFQGPID, via the exons ATGTTGTCGCCGAATCAGGACGAACATGCCCGCTCTAAAGATCCGGTGAAATACGGCGAACTGGTGATACTCGG GTACAATGGCTCCCTTCCTGGAGGAGATAAAGGTCGGAAGAGGAGTCGTTTTGCTCTGTACAGGAGAGCAAAGGCTAATGGTGTCAAACCAAGCACTGTGCACATCCTCAGTAACCCTCAAGACAGCAAG GCTGTTAACAGTAGGGGTCAGCACAGTATCTCCTTCACCCTCTCTAGGAATCAGACTGTGGTGGTGGAATACTGCCATGACAACGACACAGATATGTTCCag ATTGGCCGCTCAACTGAAAGCCCCATAGACTTTGTGGTGACTGATACGCCAGGTGGATCGAAAGAAAGTGAAGACTCTTCTGTTGCCCCAAGCACCATCTCACGCTTTGCCTGCAGGGTGGTCTGTGAACGGAACCCCCCCTACACTGCCCGTATTTATGCAGCTGGCTTCGACTCTTCTAAAAACATTTTCCTTGGG GAAAAAGCCACCAAATGGAAGAACACAGATGGTCAGATGGATGGGCTTACCACCAATGGAGTGCTGGTGATGCATCCACAGGGTTTCCCAGAAGAGTCAAAGCAGGGCATGTGGAGGGAGATTTCTGTCTGTGGAGATGTCTACACTCTGAGAGAGACCAGATCCGGCCCCATTCGTGGACAACTG GCCCAGGGTGAGAGCAGTGCCCTGCAGGATGGCTCTTTGGTGGACCTGTGTGGGGCCACCTTGCTGTGGCGCACTGCTGAAGGCCTACTCAAAGCACCCACCTTGCGCCACCTGGATGCCCTGCGTCTAGAGCTGAACGCGGCCCGGCCGCAGTGCCCTGTGGGCCTGAGCACCCTGGCCTTCCCCAGCCTGCCTCGCAGCCACAGCCTGGAGGAGCGCCAGCCCTGGGCCTACCTCGCTTGCGGCCACGTCCATGGCAGGCACGACTGGGGCCAGAGGCCCGAACGCACCCGCGACCGGGAGGAAGGGGCAAGTGGGGGCACGGGCGGGCGGCGGGAGTGCCCCCTGTGCCGAACAGTGGGGCCTTACGTGCCCCTGTGGCTTGGCTGCGAACCGGCTTTTTACATGGACGCTGGTGCCCCCACTCATGCTTTCGTGCCCTGTGGCCATGTGTGCTCGGAGAGGACGGCCCGGTACTGGGCCGAGACACCCCTGCCCCATGGGACCCACGCCTTCCGCCCCGCTTGCCCCTTCTGCTCCGCACCATTGTCGGGCAGCCCCGGCTTCACTCGCCTCATCTTCCAGGGGCCCATAGATTGA